The genomic DNA GTGAATTGAATGTTCCGAATAATTTCAAATCGTTGGTGGAAGCTCTGGACGAGGGGGAGGCGAAATCGGTTCACGCCTTGGCAAACAGAGTGAAGGCGAGTGCGCAAACAGTTCAATCCGTTATCGAAAAGAATCAAAACTTGATCGAGAATGAACTCGCTTTCGTTGCTGGGTCTCTTCATCTTCTTGCGAAAATCGTCGAGAATAGAGAAGGGGATTACGGAATTCGCACGCACGCAGCAGTATTAATTGACCAAAGGACATAAATCATGCCCTCTGCATTTTCCGGTATCGAGATTGCTTCGAACGCACTTCGAGCTTTCGAATTTGCGCTAAACATCACCGGGCATAACCTTTCGAATATCGAAACATCGGGTTATTCCAGACAGCGCGTGGAGTTTGGGCAAACCCCCCCGCTTACGTATTTCGCACTGAACCCCGTAACGATGGGAACGGGTGTCGGGATAGCGAGCGTCAATCGGATTCGTAATCTCTTTCTCGATGGCAAGTTTTGGCAAGCGAGTTATGAACAATCCCGAATGATGCAGTTGCTAACGACTTTAGAACAGATAGAAATGATATTCGAAGAGCCCGGATCGAACGGAATTCATTCCCTTATGGTGGGAATGTTCGATGCGTGGAACGATTTGAGCCAAAATCCGGCGAGCGAGGCTTCTCGCATGAACCTCCGAATGCAGGCGAGTCTTTTTGTTCAAAAAGTGCGGGACATACACCGCGCTCTGCAATCCCAACGGCAGGGGCTCGTTCAAGAAACTCTGACCTCCATCGAACAAATCAATCGCATTGCCAAGGAAATCAGTGATCTCAACGCAGAAATACGCACGCAAATCGCGAACGACACGAAACCGAATGACCTTTTGGATAGGCGAGGAAAACTTCTCGACGAATTGAGTACGTGGGTGGATGTTCACACGCAAGAACTCGCAGATGGAACGATTACAGTTTACATCGGAGAGTACACCCTCGTCGGTCAAGGGGGGGAATATCCTCTTCCGAACGATTTCGATGCTGCGTCGAGTTCGTTGATTGATGGTAGCGACAACATCGAAATTCGCGGTGGAAAGTTGGGGGGGCTTCTAAACGGGATACGTGCCGTCGAAATCTACACGACACAACTCGATACGCTCGTAACGGAATTGCGGGATTATGTGAATGCCTTGCATACAACCGGTGTCAACCTTAACGGCACCACCGGTATTGCCTTTTTTCAAGGCGCTAACGGCGCTGTCGATTTCGATTTATCCGATGAGATTAAAACGGATGTTCGCAACATCGCAGCCGGAACGAGCGGCGCTCCCGGAGATGGAAGCCTTGCGCTTGCGATCTCTCGTTCGAGAGACACCGATTTGGCAGGATTAGGGAATCGTTCTGTTCTCGAATATCATCGAGATTTCGTTATGCAACTCGCTCAAGAGACGAATACATATCGAACGAGTGTAACCACACAAGAATCCGCTCTGCGCCAAATCAAATCCCAGCGCCAATCCATTTCCGGGGTCAATATGGACGAGGAACTTGCGCAAATGATGCGTTTCCAAAGGTCCTATCAGGCTGCTGCGAGGGTTCTCACCGTTTTTGACCAAGTAACCGAAGAATTAATCAATGTCCTTCACTAATTCGGATGCCGATAATTATATGGGGAAACTTTCGTGAGGATTTCGTCTTCTCAGCGCTATGATGAAATGCGCTACTACCTGCAGGTAGCAGACGCAAGGTTATTTCGCCTTCAGCAGCAGCTCGCTTCGGGGAAAAAAATCCAGCAGCCGAGTGACGATCCACTTAGCGCGGTCGGGCTCTTGACCTTTCAAGAGGCGCAAAAGTTATCGGAGCAGCATCTAAGCAATGCTCGAAATGCTTTGGGTAGGTTCGCCCTCATCGAGGATGCACTCGGGCAAATTGCTGGAGTCTTTCAAAAGGCACGAACCGTGGCACTGCAGGGGGCGAACGATGCGCTTGAAGAAGCCGGTCGTGATGCCCTCGTTCAAGAAATCCAGCACTTGCAAGAGTCTTTATTAGAGTCAGCGAATACGAGAGATGGAGAAGGGAGGTTTCTGTTTTCTGGCCTTCAGGTTAATACCGAGCCGTTCGTTTTGAACAGCAACCCTCCTCCAGCACTTTCCTATCAAGGTGACGATGGGCAAAATTACATTGAAGTTGGCTCGGATTTTTCCTTACCTGGCAACATGGTGATTGCTCAAGAAGTTGTAGGGGCTTATGAGGTTTTGGAAGAGTTGAAGACAAGCCTATCGAACGGAGAAACGGAAGTTATCAGCGAAGTTGTCCTTCCGAAAATAGACGACTCCTTAAGGCAATTCAATGCTTTGCGAGGAACTGCTGGTCAATTGATGTCCCAATTCCAGACCGCGTCTGATATTTCACAGAGAAGGGTTGACCTATTTGCAGAGGAGTTGTCGAAGCGGGGAGATGCCGATTATGCGGAGACTGTGGTCGAATTTCAGACCGCTCAGTTGGCTTATCAGGCGGCACTTGCCGCTTTGAGTGCTGGGATGAGGGTTTCGTTGCTGGATTTCTTGCAATAAGTGAGATTCCGAAGCAATTTATGGAATGAAAATTTCAAAGGTCTATGAAAATTCCAACGACGAGATTCGGTGAGATCAAGGTCGAAGAAAAGCAAATTATTGACATACCTGGAGGATTGGTCGGCTTTCCCCAATGTGAACGATTCGTCCTGCTCGAACACTTGAAAGAAAGCCCGTATCGTTGGCTCCAGAGCGTAGACGAGCCTTCGGTGGCATTTTTAGTCATCAACCCTTCCTCAATTGTA from Fimbriimonadales bacterium includes the following:
- the flgN gene encoding flagellar export chaperone FlgN, which produces MKTKELQTIWWEYLSTAERLLRSLHEQTAAIMLRDVERIERLQPELESLLEQLVQVDEKAVACARKLTSELNVPNNFKSLVEALDEGEAKSVHALANRVKASAQTVQSVIEKNQNLIENELAFVAGSLHLLAKIVENREGDYGIRTHAAVLIDQRT
- the flgK gene encoding flagellar hook-associated protein FlgK, producing the protein MPSAFSGIEIASNALRAFEFALNITGHNLSNIETSGYSRQRVEFGQTPPLTYFALNPVTMGTGVGIASVNRIRNLFLDGKFWQASYEQSRMMQLLTTLEQIEMIFEEPGSNGIHSLMVGMFDAWNDLSQNPASEASRMNLRMQASLFVQKVRDIHRALQSQRQGLVQETLTSIEQINRIAKEISDLNAEIRTQIANDTKPNDLLDRRGKLLDELSTWVDVHTQELADGTITVYIGEYTLVGQGGEYPLPNDFDAASSSLIDGSDNIEIRGGKLGGLLNGIRAVEIYTTQLDTLVTELRDYVNALHTTGVNLNGTTGIAFFQGANGAVDFDLSDEIKTDVRNIAAGTSGAPGDGSLALAISRSRDTDLAGLGNRSVLEYHRDFVMQLAQETNTYRTSVTTQESALRQIKSQRQSISGVNMDEELAQMMRFQRSYQAAARVLTVFDQVTEELINVLH
- the flgL gene encoding flagellar hook-associated protein FlgL; this translates as MRISSSQRYDEMRYYLQVADARLFRLQQQLASGKKIQQPSDDPLSAVGLLTFQEAQKLSEQHLSNARNALGRFALIEDALGQIAGVFQKARTVALQGANDALEEAGRDALVQEIQHLQESLLESANTRDGEGRFLFSGLQVNTEPFVLNSNPPPALSYQGDDGQNYIEVGSDFSLPGNMVIAQEVVGAYEVLEELKTSLSNGETEVISEVVLPKIDDSLRQFNALRGTAGQLMSQFQTASDISQRRVDLFAEELSKRGDADYAETVVEFQTAQLAYQAALAALSAGMRVSLLDFLQ